AAAACTCCGCCATAAACGAGTGCGTCCGCGCGTTGTCAAACCGGAGCTGGCCGGAACCGCTGCTGAAGGAAAACACGTCCCACGAGGGTTCCCCGGTGGCCAGAAACTTGTAGCCGAAACCGACGGCCATACTGTCGTTGAATTCGTACCGAAACCCGGCGAAACCCTGCAAGGCCCATTCAACGTCCGAATCGTTCCCATTCAACCGCGCTCCGCTGATCGTGGCGCGATTGATGTCGAGAACACTGGTGGTCGCGCCCGCCCCAAGTCCCACATACGGCACAAAATTGTGCTGCAGCGGGAAATGAAACACCGCGTTGACGAGCATCGGGATATTCGAAAGGCTCGCATCGGTGTCCGGCGATCCGGTGATGGACTTGATCGAGTTGTAGAGGACGCCCGACTCCAGTTCCGCGCTGAAGTAGTTGCAGAACATGTAGCCGGCGGCCGCGCTGATGCGGAATCCCGGATCGTACTTGACCTTGATTCCGGAGACCGGCCCGAAGAACTCGTTCACATCGGTTCGTTGCGAGATCTCCGGTCCGATGCCGCCCCGAAAATAAAATCCCTGGGCGGCTCCTCCGCCGTAGCTTTGAGCCAGTGCCGGCGTCAACGACGCAAGCACCGCCATCATCCCAATACCAATCGCTGATTTGGTCCGCTTTCGCATAGTGTTCCTCCGTTTGTGTCTCGGTGTTTACCGTTGCTTTCGT
Above is a window of Candidatus Angelobacter sp. DNA encoding:
- a CDS encoding porin family protein, encoding MRKRTKSAIGIGMMAVLASLTPALAQSYGGGAAQGFYFRGGIGPEISQRTDVNEFFGPVSGIKVKYDPGFRISAAAGYMFCNYFSAELESGVLYNSIKSITGSPDTDASLSNIPMLVNAVFHFPLQHNFVPYVGLGAGATTSVLDINRATISGARLNGNDSDVEWALQGFAGFRYEFNDSMAVGFGYKFLATGEPSWDVFSFSSGSGQLRFDNARTHSFMAEFSMKF